GCTCCACCAGGCTTGGTAATAGTAATACGAGTCCTTTGGGAAGCCGCACATGTCCATAATGCCGAAATGCGAGTTGATGCACGGCCAACCGTAGGGGGTCGGCTCGCCGCGGTAGTCGAAGCCGGTCCAGACGAAACAGCCCGCCATGTAATCGTTCTCGGCAATCGGCCGCCAGGCCTTCTCGGCCGGCAGTGCCCAAGGCGGGGCGTTCACGTCGTAGGCGCTGACGTAACCCTTCGCCTTGTCGTTGGCGTAGATCCCGCGCGTGCTGACGGCGCTGGCCGTTTCGCTGCCGTACATCGGCTTTTGCGGGTATTTCTTGTGAAAGCCGGCATAATCGCGGGGGCTGTAGTTGTATCCTTCGAGGTCGAGCACGGTCGTCAGCCCCGAGCCGCCGTGCCCGCCGTTCATCGCCGCCGAGACGGGCCGCGTGCCGTCGAGCGAGTTGACGCGGTCCTTCATCGCCTTGGCGATCTTCGCGCCGGCGGCGCTTCCCTGGATGCCTTCTTCATTGCAAATCGACCACATGATAATGCTCGGATGGTTCCGATCGCGGAGCACCATCTCCGAGAGGTCGCTGAGATTCGAATACGGCGTGCTCGGCGGTGACTTGCCTGAGTACGTGTCTCCCAGGTGCCGCGTTTCGTCCATGACGAGCATCCCGAGCCGGTCGCAGGCGTCGAGTAGCTCCGCGGCCACGGGGTTGTGCGAGCAGCGATAGGCGTTCGACCCCATTTCCTTGAGCTTCTGGATCCGCCATTCGAGGATGGAATCCGGCACTGCAATCCCGACGCCCGCGAAATCCTGATGGTTGCAGGTCCCCTTGAGCTTCACCGGCTTGCCGTTCAAGAAGAATCCCTTGTCGGCGTCGAACCGAATCGTGCGGATGCCGAAGGGCGTGGTCACCTGATCGGCGACCTTGCCATCTTTCGACAGCGTGCTCCGCAGCGAGTAAAGATACGGCTTTCCCAATGACCAGAGGTTCGCCTTCGCGACCGGCAGCTTGTGGCGAGTTTCCGGTTTGCGGTCAGTGGGAAGCTGCTCAGGATTTTCCGCCGAGGCGACCACCTTTCCCTCGGCATCGAGGATTTCGGAGCGGAGCGTCACTTTTGCCGTGTCGCCCGATTCGTTGACAAGCGTCGTGGCAACGGTCACCGCTGCATCGGCCTGTACGCCGTCCCCGACATCTTTCACCGTCGAACTGACGAACACGCCCCACGGCGGGATGTGTACCGGCTCGACGCTTACCAGCCGCACGTGGCGATAGATTCCACCACCTTCATACCACCAGCCCTCGAAACCGCGCGGATCGACGCGCACAGTGAGCAGATTGTCTTTTCCCTGCAGCGCCGCATCGGTGACGTCGTAGCGAAAACTGCCGTAGCCGCTCGGATGGTTGCCGAGATATTTGCCGTTAAGCCACATGCGGCTGTTGCGGTAAACGCCGTCGAATTCCAGCCAGAGCCGCCGCCCCTTGGCCGTCGCGGGGATCGCGATCGTTTTCCGATACCAGCCGGGCTCGACCGGCAAGAAGCCGTGGTCCTTGTTCGCCTGCTCGCTGAATGTTCCTTCGACGATGTAGTCGTGCGGCACATCGACGCGCTGCCAGGACGAATCGTCGTAGCTCGGGTTGATCGGGCTATCTGCCGGCCGCGTCTGATCGACGAGCCCTTCCAGCG
Above is a window of Pirellulales bacterium DNA encoding:
- a CDS encoding glycoside hydrolase family 2 TIM barrel-domain containing protein encodes the protein MMRGLGVGGFVEAATLFILCVIVGGSAQGAGSPREVTSLDADWRFHRGDSATPGIGRPIAAWRWKEERRGEASAAEMAAADLKTDGADWKDAKPGDDVFHGRRGFCWFRTELPAAVADKPTLLFESVDDNAVVYLNGKRLIAHQGWNDPFSVPLAEAWRKDGPNVLAVLVENTAGAGRIGETTLEGLVDQTRPADSPINPSYDDSSWQRVDVPHDYIVEGTFSEQANKDHGFLPVEPGWYRKTIAIPATAKGRRLWLEFDGVYRNSRMWLNGKYLGNHPSGYGSFRYDVTDAALQGKDNLLTVRVDPRGFEGWWYEGGGIYRHVRLVSVEPVHIPPWGVFVSSTVKDVGDGVQADAAVTVATTLVNESGDTAKVTLRSEILDAEGKVVASAENPEQLPTDRKPETRHKLPVAKANLWSLGKPYLYSLRSTLSKDGKVADQVTTPFGIRTIRFDADKGFFLNGKPVKLKGTCNHQDFAGVGIAVPDSILEWRIQKLKEMGSNAYRCSHNPVAAELLDACDRLGMLVMDETRHLGDTYSGKSPPSTPYSNLSDLSEMVLRDRNHPSIIMWSICNEEGIQGSAAGAKIAKAMKDRVNSLDGTRPVSAAMNGGHGGSGLTTVLDLEGYNYSPRDYAGFHKKYPQKPMYGSETASAVSTRGIYANDKAKGYVSAYDVNAPPWALPAEKAWRPIAENDYMAGCFVWTGFDYRGEPTPYGWPCINSHFGIMDMCGFPKDSYYYYQAWWS